A genomic region of Bactrocera dorsalis isolate Fly_Bdor chromosome 3, ASM2337382v1, whole genome shotgun sequence contains the following coding sequences:
- the LOC105229123 gene encoding syntaxin-6, which yields MSLEDPFFVVKDEVFKALNKTRGLYLRWRELSDSSGSAEVEWTTTELRNSLRSIEWDLEDLEDTISIVEKNPNKFRIDNRELLSRRHFIDNTRDEVRQMKEKMSLNRKRDRDITAHQPLLDEHNHNEINHQNNQNGNSNYINNYNNSLNSNSHHSNHNQLQQQQQQHHNHNHHHHGISDKTYLVECTNGGIGSGGLLQQNSLISSAGSGVANTIAGTMAAAAQRHSGTKYSKLENTVDSPGHYASLDSPGHRYVGETVSVQQRMMQGQDEQLDMISDSIGTLKTVSRQIGVELDEQAVMLDDFGNEFDTTESKLDTTMKKVAKVLHMNNDKRQWAAIFILSALLLIVIILFIIL from the exons ATGTCTCTAGAAGATCCATTCTTCGTGGTGAAGGA CGAGGTATTCAAAGCATTAAATAAAACTCGCGGCCTATATTTGCGTTGGCGCGAGTTGAGCGATAGTAGCGGCAGCGCTGAAGTTGAATGGACTACAACAGAGTTAAGGAACTCATTGCGTAGCATTGAATGGGACTTGGAAGACTTGGAGGACACAAtta GTATAGTTGAAAAGAATCCGAATAAATTTCGCATTGATAATCGTGAGCTTTTGAGTCGTCGGCATTTCATCGACAATACACGCGATGAGGTCCGGCAGATGAAAGAGAAGATGAGCCTGAATCGGAAGAGGGACAGAGATATAACGGCACATCAACCACTACTCGATGAACACAATCATAACGAAATTAATCATCAAAACAATCAGAACGGCAATAGTAATTACATTAACAACTATAACAACAGCCTAAATAGTAATAGTCATCACAGTAATCATaatcaactacaacaacaacagcagcagcaccacAATCATAATCATCATCATCACGGTATCAGTGATAAAACCTATTTGGTTGAGTGTACAAACGGTGGCATCGGCAGTGGTGGTCTCTTACAACAGAATTCTTTGATCAGCAGCGCAGGCAGCGGTGTAGCTAATACAATTGCCGGTACAATGGCAGCAGCGGCACAACGTCACAGCGGTACAAAGTACTCCAAATTGGAGAATACCGTGGATAGTCCGGGTCATTATGCATCGTTGGATAGTCCGGGGCATCGTTACGTCGGCGAAACGGTGTCGGTGCAGCAGCGCATGATGCAGGGACAGGATGAGCAGCTAGATATGATAAGTGATTCCATTGGAACGTTAAAGACTGTATCACGACAGATTGGTGTGGAGTTGGACGAGCAGGCTGT CATGCTCGATGATTTTGGTAATGAGTTCGATACAACGGAATCCAAATTGGATACAACAATGAAAAAAGTTGCCAAAGTATTGCACATGAATAATG ATAAACGTCAGTGGGCTGCAATTTTTATACTATCCGCGCTTTTGTTAATTgtgataattttgtttataattttgtaa